The following are encoded together in the Salvelinus alpinus chromosome 37, SLU_Salpinus.1, whole genome shotgun sequence genome:
- the LOC139565944 gene encoding coiled-coil domain-containing protein 3-like codes for MMIFASLFLALGYMASFAHGCQLPTEWRPLSESCRAELAEIIVYAKVLAIHREQYGGAEGLHNSLPFPYGYGYEGAEEGLLYSAEVELMCDQAWGSMLEVPAGSRLNLTGLGYLSCQSHTVMENYSYIFFLRMDENYNILPHGVNFQDAIFPDTVENRRTFSSLFQFSNCSHGQPLQTFSPEWDPQEDSRLLCSSVQGALFEEEEKSRKQQERLGQLERRNRQLKERVRKVKRSLRNARKSQRRAEQEMQGLEERLRSAERRAGHHLNSITQEATPNRFQEAVLHRTPHTPL; via the exons ATGATGATCTTTGCGTCCTTGTTTCTCGCTCTTGGCTACATGGCGAGCTTTGCGCACGGGTGCCAACTGCCTACAGAGTGGCGTCCACTGAGTGAGAGCTGCCGTGCGGAACTGGCGGAGATCATTGTGTACGCCAAGGTGCTGGCAATTCACCGGGAGCAGTACGGCGGGGCAGAGGGCCTCCACAACTCCTTGCCATTCCCGTACGGGTATGGTTATGAGGGCGCAGAGGAAGGGTTGCTCTACTCCGCAGAGGTGGAGCTCATGTGCGACCAGGCGTGGGGCAGCATGCTGGAGGTGCCGGCGGGCTCGCGCCTCAACCTGACAGGGCTGGGGTACCTGTCGTGCCAGTCTCACACCGTGATGGAGAACTACTCCTATATCTTCTTCCTCCG GATGGATGAGAACTACAACATCCTGCCCCACGGGGTCAACTTCCAGGACGCCATCTTCCCAGACACCGTAGAGAACCGCCGTACATTCTCCAGCCTGTTCCAGTTCTCCAACTGCTCCCACGGACAACCCCTCCAGACCTTCTCCCCAGAGTGGGACCCCCAGGAGGACAGCAGG ctcCTGTGCTCCTCGGTGCAGGGGGCTCTGttcgaggaggaggagaagagcagGAAGCAGCAGGAGCGCCTGGGCCagctggagaggaggaacaggcAGCTGAAGGAGCGCGTCCGGAAGGTGAAGCGCTCCCTCCGGAACGCCAGGAAGAGCCAGCGCCGGGCGGAGCAGGAGATGCAAGGGCTGGAGGAGAGGCTGAGGTCAGCGGAGAGACGGGCTGGGCACCACCTCAATTCCATCACACAGGAGGCTACGCCCAACAGATTCCAGGAGGCTGTGTTACACCGCACGCCACACACACCGCTTTAG